The following DNA comes from Heliangelus exortis chromosome 2, bHelExo1.hap1, whole genome shotgun sequence.
GATGGGGGCTAGATTAAGCCCTCTCTGAAGTAAGATGTCAGCCAGCCTCTTCCCAGCCCACCAGCGCTCGGGGCTGCTGGATGAGTTGCAGGGCAGAGCCCCGCAAACGCCCTGCCCAGAGGGATTTCTGGGCACCTCGGTGCTGGATTTTGTGGCCGACTTCTCTCTGGGCTCCCCACAGACCCCTCCTCGAGCCGGGCAAAGCCTGGAACTCTGCGAGGTCACCTCCGGGCCTCCCTTCGGGGACAGAGCCTTGTCTCTCCGGGAAGGGATGGCTCGAGGGCTGCCCCTGGCTGCCTTCGGAGATGGAGATCCTGAAGATGAAGAAGACGacgaggaagaggagaggatgCGGAGCGCCTCCCTCCTAGACAGACCCAGGAGAAAGCGGGTTATCACCTACGCGCAGCGTCAGGCTGCCAACATACgggagaggaagaggatgtTCAACCTCAACGAGGCGTTTGATCAGCTGAGGAAGAAGGTCCCCACCTTCGCCTACGAGAAAAGGCTCTCCCGGATAGAGACATTGCGCCTGGCCATAGTGTACATCTCCTTTATGACTGAGCTCCTGGAcggctgcagcaggcaggagacGAGCTAGGGAGCGCCAGGGCCCGGCGGGACGGGGCTGTGGGCCGGGCACCAACCACGGAAAAGAGCAGGTGGCCC
Coding sequences within:
- the FERD3L gene encoding fer3-like protein is translated as MSASLFPAHQRSGLLDELQGRAPQTPCPEGFLGTSVLDFVADFSLGSPQTPPRAGQSLELCEVTSGPPFGDRALSLREGMARGLPLAAFGDGDPEDEEDDEEEERMRSASLLDRPRRKRVITYAQRQAANIRERKRMFNLNEAFDQLRKKVPTFAYEKRLSRIETLRLAIVYISFMTELLDGCSRQETS